Below is a window of Camelina sativa cultivar DH55 chromosome 11, Cs, whole genome shotgun sequence DNA.
ATCACTATctcgaaaaattaaaatattatcgatttcttaaatattaattcaaaatatatacaatgTTGAAGTTTTGCCGATTTTGGTTCataagtggaaaaaaaaacaatttttaacagTTAAGAATAGTTTTAGTGGATTTATATCATAACTGCTACAATTCTAATAAATTCTATTGTGAAAGGATTATTATTTCATTCTCACACTTTTATAGCAAACTAATACAATTTTATGTTATAGATCTTATACAACTAAATATATCAACAAATAAAACCCACACATATGTGAGGATCCAAAACACTTACTTATTTTCTTATctgataaactaaaatatataatatgaaatatatagattattattaaaaacaatcataaaatgaaaaatcatatcTGGGAGGAGATATACcacttttgttttactattttcTGTCCTGAAATAGATGTACGGTCTatctcttataatttttttttattgtagttatCTTTACATATAATAAAAGATAAACTAATCACTTTTTAAGTTTAAACAAATCGAATATGTAACCGGTATGAGTTCGGTTATATGAATGTTAacattcctaaaaaaaaaataaaatatgtctaCAAACATAACTCCACAAATATGTAATctattataaatgttatagtAAACTTAGTTTCTGAAATCAAATCCCCCACGTACGTTAACGCTAGTTATTCTATTAAACTATATGTAGTTAAGTTAACGCTGCTTATTAAGGTCACTCTCCTTCACAAATAGACCGTGGAATCCGTACGGAACCCTTCGCGGCAACCTCACGGCGGCGACGATTTCAAGCTCCGGCGACTTTGAGTCCATCACCAGAAACTTCGACTCTCCAGTCACCTCATCGTGAACGTACGTCACGACATAACCGTCATCCTCCTCGGCCTCCGGATCACTAGGATCCCTAGCCACGAAAAACGGTTCGCCGCCGTAACAACCTGGACCGTACATCCTACGCGCCACCGTACAATCATCCCTATCTCCTTTAGACACTTCGAGCTTCACCACCCCGGATATCTTCGGCATCGGATCACCAATCGCCGCGTAAACATACCTGCTCCGCCTCCCGAGAAACGCCGGATTAATCACCGCGAAATCGAGATTCCTCGCCGAGATCGGATGACGTGACACGATCCCGGTGACGAGATCGATCCTCACCTTCTCGACCAAAGCGTGAACCAGATCCATCCTCTCCAAAGTATGCTCAATCGACATAATGTTCGGAGCGATCAAAACGACGGCGTTTCCGTCGTCTTCATCCCAAGCATTGATGGCGTGAATGATATTAAATCCAGGAACCTCAAACCACTTTATCTCCGATTCATCTCCGGCGTACTTCGGGATCACACCGAGCCTCGGTGTTTTCCCTTTATCAGCACCGACCGGAGAGCCACCTTCGAGAACAAAATCCATCGGGTTCGTCCTCATCCCAAGCTGGATCTCAGCGAAAATCGCGTTGCGTTCTGTGATCGCGAAGTCGTGGAGAAACGACGGAGACGTCATTGAGAATATCGGAACGTCTCTCTGTTTTCTCCCGGCGGAATCAAACCGGAAATACGTTAAAAACGGTGGAACCGGACCGTACCGGAATGCGAATGTCTCTCCGGTTATTGGATCGGTTTTAGGATGAGCTGTCATACTCATCGCTAACTTCCCGTCGAAATCGTGCCGTCCGATCGTTTCTATATCTCCTGACTCTGTTAATCGTACGGTGTAGGGTAAATCAGATTCACCTAAAGCGAAGAGACGGTTACTGAAGAAAGCTAGACTCGTATTAGCCAAACCAATGCCGTTAACCGGATTAAACTGTCCGGTTAAAACTCTAACCGCAGATAAAGCTCCACGAGCAACCGACGCGGTTACGCCGTTGAAACCGGAGAACACGTTAGGCATAACCGGAGCTCCGGTTTGTTTCTCGACGTTGTATTTATAAGTCTTGACGTATCTGCTACAGAGTGTTGCTTTACCATCGTTGATCCGAATCGCGTGAAGCATACCGTCTCCGTCGAAGAGGTGGTAAGGACCACGAGGGAGGAACTGTGGATTCGGACCGTTACGGATGTAAGCTCCGTTAAGCGACGGCGGAAGAGAGCCGTGGATGATCNTACCGGAATGCGAATGTCTCTCCGGTTATTGGATCGGTTTTAGGATGAGCTGTCATACTCATCGCCAACTTCCCGTCGAAATCGTACCGTCCGATCGTTTCAATATCTCCTGACTCTGTTAATCGTACGGTGTAGGGTAAATCAGATTCACCTAAAGCGAAGAGACGGTTACTGAAGAAAGCTAGACTCGTATTAGCCAAACCAATGCCGTTAACCGGATTAAACTGTCCGGTTAAAACCCGAACCGCCGATAAAGCTCCACGAGCTACCGACGCGGTTACACCGTTGAATCCAGAGAACACGTTAGGCATAACCGGAGCTCCGGTTTGTTTCTCGACGTTGTATTTATAAGTCTTGACGTATCTGCTACAGAGTGTTGCTTTACCATCGTTGATCCGAATCGCGTGAAGCATACCGTCTCCGTCGAAGAGGTGGTAAGGACCACGAGGGAGGAACTGTGGATTCGGACCGTTACGGATGTAAGCTCCGTTAAGCGACGGCGGAAGAGAGCCGTGGATGATCTCACAGTCTGTAGGAGGAAGCTCGTCGAGGACAGGAGCGAAGTTGTCGGAGAGAACGTGTTTTGGATCGACTGAAGGACGTGACGGTGGATCGATGAAGGTGTTGATAACATCTTCGACGGTGGTGAAGAGAGATGTTGCGAGGTTCATTTGTGGTCGGGGTTTCGCCGGAGATGATGAGAGTGATGTGTGAAGGTTGGTTCGGTTGTGGAGTGTTTTAGGTTTGCTACTAGTACGACGGTGATCATTGCTGTCGCTTGGGTTAGTGATGGGAGAACGTTCTTCGACGACGGCGGAGTTGATACGGAGGAGAcggggagaagaagatggacggcgaagagaagagagatgaagagagaaTGTGGAgatgaaggaggaggaagaagaagaaagagagtcCATTGCTCTAtacttttttgtgttttagttGCTTTGCTTCCACGTTTAAGGCTGTGAAGGATGATGagtgtgtgttgttgttgttgtggggCTATTTATTGagttatgaaaatgaaaaatcaatcaATGGTTTCTTgtgaaattaagatttttattttttttggtttattttatgtGAAGCTAGTATTTATTTGGTTCGTTGGTTATTCTTATGTGAAGTTCTGatcttcaataataattttgtctCTATTCTTATTTTCGCATACGTTTTTATTATTCTCCATAATATCAGAAGGATTATCCTGTATTTTATGTGACAGCAAAATTATTCGTTAAATTTggattgattgatttttcaaaatataagtttCTGAAGCTAGGATAAAAcctaataatgttttttattagtaatttactcataatattattttatcaaattt
It encodes the following:
- the LOC104723131 gene encoding probable carotenoid cleavage dioxygenase 4, chloroplastic isoform X2; this encodes MDSLSSSSSSFISTFSLHLSSLRRPSSSPRLLRINSAVVEERSPITNPSDSNDHRRTSSKPKTLHNRTNLHTSLSSSPAKPRPQMNLATSLFTTVEDVINTFIDPPSRPSVDPKHVLSDNFAPVLDELPPTDCEIIHGSLPPSLNGAYIRNGPNPQFLPRGPYHLFDGDGMLHAIRINDGKATLCSRYVKTYKYNVEKQTGAPVMPNVFSGFNGVTASVARGALSAVRVLTGQFNPVNGIGLANTSLAFFSNRLFALGESDLPYTVRLTESGDIETIGRHDFDGKLAMSMTAHPKTDPITGETFAFRYGPVPPFLTYFRFDSAGRKQRDVPIFSMTSPSFLHDFAITERNAIFAEIQLGMRTNPMDFVLEGGSPVGADKGKTPRLGVIPKYAGDESEIKWFEVPGFNIIHAINAWDEDDGNAVVLIAPNIMSIEHTLERMDLVHALVEKVRIDLVTGIVSRHPISARNLDFAVINPAFLGRRSRYVYAAIGDPMPKISGVVKLEVSKGDRDDCTVARRMYGPGCYGGEPFFVARDPSDPEAEEDDGYVVTYVHDEVTGESKFLVMDSKSPELEIVAAVRLPRRVPYGFHGLFVKESDLNKQR
- the LOC104723131 gene encoding probable carotenoid cleavage dioxygenase 4, chloroplastic isoform X1, giving the protein MDSLSSSSSSFISTFSLHLSSLRRPSSSPRLLRINSAVVEERSPITNPSDSNDHRRTSSKPKTLHNRTNLHTSLSSSPAKPRPQMNLATSLFTTVEDVINTFIDPPSRPSVDPKHVLSDNFAPVLDELPPTDCEIIHGSLPPSLNGAYIRNGPNPQFLPRGPYHLFDGDGMLHAIRINDGKATLCSRYVKTYKYNVEKQTGAPVMPNVFSGFNGVTASVARGALSAVRVLTGQFNPVNGIGLANTSLAFFSNRLFALGESDLPYTVRLTESGDIETIGRYDFDGKLAMSMTAHPKTDPITGETFAFRYGPVPPFLTYFRFDSAGRKQRDVPIFSMTSPSFLHDFAITERNAIFAEIQLGMRTNPMDFVLEGGSPVGADKGKTPRLGVIPKYAGDESEIKWFEVPGFNIIHAINAWDEDDGNAVVLIAPNIMSIEHTLERMDLVHALVEKVRIDLVTGIVSRHPISARNLDFAVINPAFLGRRSRYVYAAIGDPMPKISGVVKLEVSKGDRDDCTVARRMYGPGCYGGEPFFVARDPSDPEAEEDDGYVVTYVHDEVTGESKFLVMDSKSPELEIVAAVRLPRRVPYGFHGLFVKESDLNKQR